The following are encoded in a window of Colletotrichum lupini chromosome 3, complete sequence genomic DNA:
- a CDS encoding arsenite efflux transporter: MAIDTRTDQIREWRSIVTLIAFFLANIVVLFPFHIPIYVPARLWDAVLKVLRKLRVIPREEDTHDDFKEGRFEGISPRRKRFKRFDFPMNSITAPLIADLFLLAILAIGREEVYDGTIGQNGIHPLDIMVFFLTLAYIAISIDASGLIRYLALKVLQWGGKVGYRLFFYLYAFFFCLGTFIGNDPIILSGTAFLAYMTRISNNIKYPRAWIFTQFSIANIASAILVSSNPTNLVLAGAFDIKFVEYTANMVVPVVVTAIVLFPFLLYIIFADKKLIPESIEMFQPPEEAMQSKPVNPNIPNPRGAASNADQAPESSPQAQLLSAIEILNPWLDKGGAAFGAVVMSVTLITVLALNAANVKPKDDQHLQVFWVTLPAAFIMLCWDLAFGWSHRKETRRIAQQGREGQDEELVRAEEGIREKGNAGILGQEDTSLDQETTEMSPMSHATRPEIHIQDTDLLEDKERLRVANEEVSPVSNDSSTNASERNATDAEFMITPAIPASGNSDSVTGNAGPQLISSQSTAVERTEKADISKTPSEGSTESRRRAVPAAASGPGEAQTLPDGITDIEKGTTGRQSRRSSSFRSKKQPATLVSRFKDGYRWSQETFPTVMAVLSHLPFALVPFAFAMFVLVQALVTKGWVPVFAYGWDHWVEKTGTIGAIGGMGFLSVILCNFAGTNIGTTILLSRVIQAWQQIHRENGVPISERTFWATVYSMALGVNYGAFSTAFSASLAGLLWRDILERKHIFVSRRDFARENIPIIAIAMTVVDNIRLDEAKTTGSRQRHLKLSDA; the protein is encoded by the exons ATGGCCATCGATACACGGACGGATCAGATCAGAGAATGGAGGTCAATTGTGACGTTGATAGCCTTCTTCCTTGCGA ACATCGTCGTACTGTTTCCTTTCCACATCCCAATTTACGTTCCTGCGCGACTGTGGGATGCGGTGTTGAAGGTGCTTCGCAAGCTGCGGGTGATACCGCGCGAGGAAGACACTCACGATGACTTCAAGGAGGGTCGCTTTGAGGGAATATCCCCTCGACGCAAGCGTTTCAAGCGCTTCGACTTCCCAATGAACTCAATCACTGCGCCATTGATCGCCGACTTGTTTCTCCTGGCCATCTTGGCAATTGGCAGGGAGGAAGTGTACGACGGAACCATTGGCCAAAACGGCATCCATCCTCTCGATATCATGGTTTTCTTTCTGACGCTGGCGTACATTGCCATTTCGATTGACGCCTCGGGACTCATTCGGTACTTGGCACTCAAGGTGCTTCAATGGGGAGGCAAGGTCGGCTACCGGTTGTTCTTCTACCTCTACGCCTTTTTCTTCTGCCTGGGCACCTTCATCGGCAACGATCCCATTATCTTGTCCGGCACGGCCTTCCTCGCCTATATGACCCGAATCTCGAACAACATCAAGTACCCAAGAGCGTGGATCTTCACCCAGTTCTCCATAGCCAACATCGCCTCAGCCATTCTCGTCTCATCCAACCCGACCAACCTCGTGCTTGCAGGTGCCTTCGACATCAAATTCGTCGAGTACACGGCCAACATGGTTGTGCCAGTCGTCGTCACGGCCATCGTCTTGTTCCCGTTTCTCCTCTACATCATCTTTGCGGACAAGAAGCTCATCCCCGAGTCCATTGAGATGTTTCAACCGCCAGAGGAGGCCATGCAATCGAAGCCCGTCAACCCCAACATCCCGAACCCCAGAGGAGCCGCAAGCAATGCCGATCAAGCGCCCGAGAGCAGTCCGCAAGCACAGTTGCTCTCAGCCATTGAGATTTTGAACCCCTGGCTTGACAAGGGAGGAGCTGCCTTTGGCGCTGTTGTCATGTCGGTGACCCTAATTACGGTCCTGGCTCTCAATGCCGCAAACGTGAAACCGAAGGATGATCAGCACCTGCAAGTCTTTTGGGTCACTTTACCGGCCGCTTTTATCATGCTATGCTGGGACCTGGCGTTCGGCTGGTCCCACAGAAAAGAGACTCGCCGCATAGCACAACAGGGACGAGAGGGACAGGATGAGGAGCTTGTCAGGGCAGAGGAAGGCATTAGAGAGAAGGGCAACGCGGGCATATTGGGCCAAGAAGACACAAGCTTGGACCAAGAGACGACAGAGATGTCGCCAATGTCACATGCAACCAGACCAGAGATTCATATCCAAGATACCGACCTTCTGGAAGATAAGGAACGCCTCAGAGTTGCAAATGAGGAGGTTTCGCCAGTCAGCAACGATTCGAGCACGAATGCGTCGGAGCGGAACGCTACTGATGCCGAGTTCATGATTACTCCAGCAATCCCAGCATCAGGAAACAGCGACAGTGTGACTGGCAATGCAGGCCCGCAGCTCATATCTTCACAGTCTACAGCCGTGGAAAGAACGGAGAAGGCCGATATCAGCAAAACACCGAGCGAGGGCTCTACGGAAAGTAGGAGACGAGCTGTGCCAGCTGCGGCTAGTGGGCCTGGCGAAGCACAAACGCTGCCAGATGGGATTACGGATATTGAGAAGGGGACTACCGGAAGACAATCCCGCCGAAGCTCGAGTTTCCGCTCCAAGAAGCAACCGGCGACGCTGGTATCGCGCTTCAAGGACGGGTATCGTTGGTCACAAGAGACATTCCCCACGGTGATGGCGGTGCTATCTCATCTACCCTTCGCCCTCGTCCCTTTTGCCTTTGCCATGTTCGTCCTTGTGCAAGCTCTCGTCACCAAGGGCTGGGTACCGGTGTTTGCGTACGGATGGGATCACTGGGTTGAGAAGACGGGAACGATTGGTGCCATTGGTGGCATGGGGTTCCTCTCGGTCATCCTCTGCAAC TTTGCGGGTACGAATATTGGCACCACAATCCTACTCTCCCGCGTGATCCAGGCGTGGCAGCAGATCCACCGAGAAAATGGTGTGCCCATCAGCGAGCGCACTTTCTGGGCGACGGTCTACAGCATGGCTCTCGGAGTCAACTACGGCGCCTTCAGCACTGCCTTTAGCGCATCGTTGGCTGGCCTGCTGTGGAGGGACATTCTGGAGAGAAAGCACATCTTTGTCAGCAGGAGGGACTTTGCAAGGGAAAACATACCCATCATCGCCATTGCCATGACGGTCG TGGATAACATTCGTCTGGATGAGGCCAAGACGACGGGTAGTCGTCAACGTCATCTCAAGCTGAGTGATGCTTAA
- a CDS encoding O-methyltransferase — protein sequence MGSVPDNLPHGVSVDMATQPSNPKDVATLLNSINTLGASSLDNEQNRLTLLKQARLLVQALETPRETMIKHLWAQPATGCAIASGVESGLFDFMARNSGPKTVAQLAAELDFEKDLLARSMRHLASTGYLRETGVDEYETNHFSRSLTLPIIGSAYSCVVGGVWPTFCNFPTYLKKNGRGMTPEIGPLQDAIGSKKDFFTHIMEKYPAGEFQQFMKGYGQGRRLWMDPDFYPVVERLINGADTTSPDAAFIVDIGGGIGHDLDEFCRKQPAAPGRHVLQDLPHVLSQAQVQDLDPKIELMPYDFNTEQPVKGARAYYLHSVLHDWTDEVCESILARVRAAMRAGYSRLLINENVIPSKGADWQVTALDMVMMTVFASRERTEEEWYQLLEGVAGLSIVKIWSRGEGSESLIECELA from the exons ATGGGCTCGGTCCCGGACAATCTTCCTCATGGCGTCTCAGTCGACATGGCAACTCAGCCCAGCAACCCAAAAGATGTAGCAACGTTGTTGAATAGCATCAACACGTTGGGCGCCTCCTCACTCGACAATGAGCAGAATCGCCTTACTCTTCTGAAGCAAGCTCGTCTGCTGGTCCAGGCTCTAGAGACACCCAGAGAGACTATGATCAAGCACCTGTGGGCACAG CCTGCCACTGGCTGCGCCATCGCCTCAGGAGTTGAATCGGGTCTCTTCGACTTCATGGCCCGAAATTCAGGGCCGAAGACCGTAGCCCAACTCGCCGCAGAACTAGACTTCGAGAAAGATTTACTAGCGCGTTCGATGAGGCATCTGGCGTCGACCGGATATCTACGCGAGACCGGTGTTGACGAGTACGAGACGAACCACTTTTCGAGATCACTGACCCTTCCTATTATTGGCAGCGCCTACTCTTGCGT AGTCGGCGGCGTGTGGCCTACCTTTTGCAACTTCCCCACGTATCTCAAGAAGAACGGGCGGGGAATGACGCCAGAGATAGGACCTCTACAAGATGCCATTGGCAGTAAAAAGGATTTTTTCACACACATCATGGAAAAGTACCCCGCCGGCGAGTTTCAGCAGTTCATGAAAGGATACGGCCAGGGGAGGAGACTCTGGATGGACCCGGATTTCTACCCCGTAGTCGAGCGCCTCATCAACGGCGCAGATACCACTTCACCAGACGCGGCGTTCATCGTCGACATTGGAGGCGGCATCGGCCACGACTTAGACGAGTTCTGTCGCAAGCAACCTGCCGCGCCGGGCCGGCATGTCCTACAAGACCTCCCTCACGTTCTCTCACAGGCGCAAGTCCAAGATCTCGACCCCAAGATTGAGCTTATGCCGTATGACTTTAATACCGAGCAACCAGTCAAGGGCGCGAGGGCGTATTATCTCCACTCTGTACTACACGACTGGACAGACGAGGTCTGCGAGAGTATTCTTGCGCGGGTCAGGGCTGCGATGAGGGCAGGGTATAGCAGGCTCTTGATCAACGAGAACGTTATACCTTCCAAAGGCGCAGATTGGCAGGTCACGGCGCTCGACATGGTTATGATGACTGTGTTTGCGTCGAGAGAGAGGACAGAGGAGGAGTGGTATCAGTTGCTGGAGGGAGTGGCTGGGTTGAGCATCGTCAAGATCTGGTCTAGGGGGGAGGGGTCTGAGTCGCTTATTGAGTGTGAGTTGGCATGA
- a CDS encoding chromatin remodelling complex subunit, which yields MSGRRSRSGRAAAKRASAALQSTPRAFEGIDDDEPVPEAVESEPEHEAPPEEDEEDEEEEEEEKANESGDEEEAADEDGEEEEEEQANDEGEESEPSAKEPTPPAEPVVRRKRLGRPPKNKPPGWDNMITVPASEADTPRRRGRGGWRGRGGRRPAPGQAPPKLKQVIDKEGTEVDIVDDECVLPEDAEGETKVDKLGNLQGGRQYRCRTFTVKDRGERQYMLSTEPARCVGFRDSYLFFNKHPKLYKIIVSDDEKMDMIERNIIPHSYKGRAIGIVTARSVFVEFGARIIVGGRNIVDDYRVADMRASGIIEGHIADPSDVFNPNEPYNTNQYVAWFGASAVYHTNQTPAASDPLAGLTEVKKKRVNVNDTNWQLEHARAASRLNAIRMATLRNGAYDIHTNLMQKPVNTQPTRARVERVTPGDTSDSNSAFPSVPSAVQRNFNVVDIVYEIPRAGVQSAGKRPAEVPDFLKPFNGILAIGDDLKALLPPECRESLERHQDQQREFESRFGDEKDKMARGNLQIDKAIVPQGKHS from the exons ATGTCCGGACGTCGTTCTCGGTCCGGCAGGGCTGCCGCCAAGCGCGCCTCTGCTGCGCTAC AAAGCACGCCCAGAGCCTTTGAAGGCATCGACGATGACGAGCCCGTCCCCGAAGCTGTCGAGTCCGAGCCCGAGCATGAGGCGCCACccgaagaagacgaagaggatgaggaggaagaagaagaagagaaggcAAACGAGTCAGGCGATGAAGAGGAAGCCGCCGACGAAGAcggagaggaggaagaggaagagcaaGCAAACGACGAGGGAGAGGAATCTGAACCTTCAGCCAAAGAACCCACTCCCCCGGCCGAGCCTGTGGTGCGTCGCAAGCGACTAGGACGGCCTCCGAAGAACAAGCCACCGGGCTGGGACAACATGATCACGGTACCCGCATCCGAAGCCGACACTCCGCGACGTAGAGGTCGTGGAGGCTGGCGCGGCCGCGGCGGACGCCGGCCTGCGCCTGGACAAGCACCTCCCAAGCTCAAGCAGGTGATTGACAAGGAGGGCACAGAGGTCGACATTGTCGACGACGAGTGCGTGCTTCCCGAGGACGCGGAAGGCGAGACAAAGGTCGACAAGCTCGGTAATCTCCAGGGCGGCCGCCAGTACCGCTGCAGAACATTCACGGTCAAGGATCGCGGCGAGAGGCAGTACATGTTGTCGACGGAGCCCGCCCGTTGCGTCGGGTTTCGCGACAGTTACTTGTTCTTCAACAAGCACCCGAAGCTGTACAAGATTATCGTGAGCGACGACGAGAAGATGGACATGATTGAGCGGAATATCATTCCCCACTCATACAAGGGCCGTGCGATAGGTATCGTCACGGCGCGATCCGTCTTTGTCGAGTTCGGCGCGAGGATTATTGTGGGAGGTCGGAATATCGTGGACGACTACCGCGTGGCTGACATGCGCGCCTCTGGCATCATCGAGGGACACATTGCGGACCCGTCAGACGTCTTCAACCCCAACGAGCCATACAACACAAATCAGTATGTCGCGTGGTTCGGTGCCAGTGCCGTGTACCATACCAACCAAACACCGGCTGCTTCGGATCCTCTTGCTGGTTTGACAGaggtgaagaagaagagggtcAACGTGAATGATACGAACTGGCAACTGGAGCACGCTCGTGCTGCTAG TCGTCTTAATGCCATCCGGATGGCAACACTGCGGAACGGCGCATACGACATTCACACCAACCTGATGCAGAAGCCAGTCAACACGCAACCCACTCGCGCCCGCGTCGAGAGGGTCACTCCCGGCGACACAAGCGATTCGAACAGCGCATTCCCCTCGGTACCCTCAGCTGTGCAGCGCAACTTCAACGTGGTGGACATTGTCTACGAAATACCGCGCGCGGGCGTCCAATCCGCCGGAAAGCGACCCGCCGAGGTCCCCGACTTCCTGAAACCCTTCAACGGCATCCTGGCCATCGGCGACGATCTCAAGGCCCTCTTGCCGCCGGAGTGCCGCGAATCCCTCGAGAGGCACCAGGACCAGCAGCGGGAGTTCGAGTCGCGCTTCGGCGACGAGAAGGACAAGATGGCAAGGGGTAACCTGCAGATCGACAAGGCGATTGTGCCGCAGGGCAAGCACTCTTAG
- a CDS encoding transcription factor TFIIB: MSLDSLPLQPTSRHSLAARKIVVCIRRNEISRNCRIDFFQSNFATVVYESFEPRDPAQTSEPTEETYQAVVNKRKELRRRRKELRRRRKVFDEINNIYTAKPYKPKMLGPNGAATDENAEGFKDDLNCVVMCPDCKEYPPNLVEEFSSGDMVCGSCGLVVGDKIIDTRSEWRTFANDDQGNDDPSRVGDAVNPLLNGSQLETTIAFGDGRDSKQLARLQNKSQNDKASKSLMQAYKEIGAFCDSINLGKNVSDAAKHIFKLTYDHNFMKGKPQEAVIAGCIFIACRQTGVGRTFREIFQVTHVSKKEIGRVFKQLESFLQKIKEENPRGAGSLSNLDGYKASASTSAEDLCTRFCSNLNFRNAQKIENVSRALARKTSSVSELAGRSPLSVAAACIYMASHLMKESRTSKEIASVAGVSDGTIKTAYRFLYQARDRLIEKEWGADKKAIDNLPVN, encoded by the exons ATGAG CCTCGACTCTCTCCCACTACAACCCACTTCACGTCACTCGCTCGCCGCACGAAAGATCGTCGTCTGCATTCGCCGCAACGAAATCTCGAGAAATTGTCGCATCGACTTTTTTCAGAGCAACTTTGCGACCGTCGTATACGAGTCCTTCGAGCCGCGCGACCCTG CGCAAACCAGCGAGCCGACAGAAGAAACCTACCAAGCAGTCGTCAATAAGCGAAAAGAACTCCGGCGGAGAAGAAAGGAGCTCAGACGTCGTCGCAAAGTCTTCGACGAAATCAACAACATCTACACTGCCAAGCCGTACAAGCCCAAGATGCTCGGCCCCAATGGAGCCGCGACGGACGAGAATGCCGAGGGCTTTAAGGATGACCTCAACTGCGTCGTGATGTGTCCCGACTGCAAGGAGTACCCTCCCAACTTGGTTGAGGAGTTTTCCTCTGGCGACATGGTGTGTGGTTCTTGCGGCCTCGTCGTCGGAGACAAGATTATCGACACCCGCTCAGAATGGCGTACATTTGCCAACGACGACCAGGGCAACGACGATCCCTCCCGTGTCGGTGACGCCGTCAACCCCCTGCTCAACGGCTCACAGCTTGAGACCACCATCGCATTCGGTGATGGTAGAGACTCTAAGCAACTTGCCCGTCTCCAGAATAAGTCTCAGAACGACAAGGCTAGCAAATCTCTGATGCAGGCGTACAAGGAGATTGGTGCCTTCTGCGATAGTATCAACCTGGGCAAGAACGTCTCTGATGCGGCCAAGCACATCTTTAAGCTGACGTACGACCACAACTTCATGAAAGGCAAGCCGCAGGAGGCTGTCATCGCAGGCTGCATTTTCATTGCGTGTCGTCAGACTGGTGTCGGCCGTACCTTCCGCGAGATCTTCCAGGTCACCCATGTGTCGAAGAAGGAAATCGGCAGGGTTTTCAAGCAGCTCGAGTCTTTCCTCCAGAAGATCAAGGAGGAGAACCCGCGTGGTGCCGGCTCTCTTTCCAATCTGGACGGCTACAAGGCCAGCGCGTCTACCAGTGCCGAGGACCTCTGCACTCGTTTCTGCTCCAACCTCAACTTCCGCAATGCGCAGAAGATTGAAAACGTCTCGCGCGCGCTCGCACGCAAGACGTCGAGCGTCTCTGAGTTGGCTGGTCGTTCGCCTCTgtccgtcgccgccgcctgTATCTATATGGCATCTCACCTCATGAAGGAATCGAGAACCTCCAAGGAGATTGCCTCGGTGGCAGGCGTCAGCGACGGCACCATCAAGACAGCCTATCGGTTCTTGTATCAGGCTCGCGATAGACTCATCGAGAAGGAGTGGGGCGCGGACAAGAAGGCAATCGATAATCTTCCGGTTAACTAG